The proteins below come from a single Brevundimonas sp. LM2 genomic window:
- a CDS encoding HlyD family type I secretion periplasmic adaptor subunit, which yields MMKTAVHSVPSLRVNSEATRSLVRPLNVTETYPQRLVRRATLIGSMAVVFAVGWSAVAQVSEVSRGTGVLVPTLRERALQHLEGGRVAAIMVREGEIVKAGQAVVSLADGATPQDLEVARSRAADIQAQIDALEALRSGSRPVTGPQAVGAAAMSAANAVVRGQALDLERAQLAAQSAQVAEATASAAIELSTARRDLELVRQEYDRYRRLADQGLVAGITVAEKERARVAAEGRVQVLSRQLDGSRARLTESRRAMGSFSARSDLELGEQIRVLREGLAEAEGDLAKATERNANLVLRSPVDGIVKDIIPDSLGEVIPAGGRLATIVPVTSPLFAEVEIPADQVSYLKVGQEARVKVTAFDFTRYGWARGRLEFISPSSFVNDQGLRFYRARVALESNTLPRRSGARLLPGMELRVDLITGRKTVLDYLLSPVRRGLDSSFSER from the coding sequence ATGATGAAAACCGCCGTCCACAGCGTGCCGTCGCTGCGCGTCAACAGCGAGGCGACACGCAGCCTCGTGCGTCCGTTGAACGTCACCGAAACCTACCCCCAGAGGTTGGTGCGGCGGGCCACCCTGATCGGTTCCATGGCCGTTGTCTTTGCCGTGGGCTGGAGCGCCGTGGCTCAGGTCAGCGAAGTGTCCCGCGGCACCGGCGTGCTGGTGCCCACCCTTCGCGAACGCGCGCTCCAGCATCTCGAGGGCGGGCGGGTCGCCGCCATCATGGTCCGGGAAGGCGAGATCGTTAAGGCGGGACAGGCAGTCGTGAGCCTTGCCGACGGGGCCACGCCGCAGGACCTCGAGGTGGCCCGCAGCAGGGCGGCGGACATCCAGGCCCAGATCGACGCGCTGGAGGCCTTGCGGTCCGGGTCGCGGCCGGTCACCGGTCCGCAGGCCGTCGGGGCGGCGGCGATGAGCGCGGCCAATGCCGTTGTGCGCGGCCAGGCGCTGGACCTCGAACGCGCCCAGTTGGCGGCCCAGTCCGCGCAGGTGGCCGAGGCGACGGCATCGGCCGCGATCGAACTGTCCACCGCGCGCCGTGATCTCGAGCTCGTCCGGCAGGAGTACGACCGGTATCGGCGGCTGGCCGACCAGGGCCTGGTCGCCGGGATCACGGTGGCGGAGAAGGAGCGGGCGCGGGTGGCGGCCGAGGGGCGTGTCCAGGTTCTGTCGCGGCAACTCGACGGCTCCCGCGCTCGCCTCACGGAAAGCCGCCGCGCGATGGGCTCGTTCAGCGCGAGATCGGATCTCGAGCTGGGCGAACAGATCCGCGTCCTGAGGGAGGGGCTGGCGGAAGCCGAGGGGGATCTGGCCAAGGCGACCGAGCGCAACGCCAATCTTGTCCTGCGCAGCCCGGTGGACGGCATCGTCAAGGACATCATCCCGGACTCGCTTGGAGAGGTCATCCCCGCTGGGGGGCGGCTCGCCACGATCGTGCCGGTGACGTCCCCGCTCTTCGCGGAGGTGGAGATCCCGGCCGATCAGGTCAGCTATCTGAAGGTCGGGCAAGAGGCGCGGGTCAAGGTCACGGCCTTCGACTTCACCCGGTACGGCTGGGCCAGGGGCAGGCTGGAGTTCATCTCCCCGTCTTCCTTCGTCAACGACCAGGGACTGCGCTTCTATCGCGCGCGCGTGGCCCTGGAGTCCAATACCCTTCCGCGACGGTCGGGGGCCCGGCTGCTGCCCGGCATGGAGCTGAGGGTCGATCTGATCACAGGCCGCAAGACCGTTCTGGACTATCTCCTGAGCCCGGTCCGTCGCGGTCTCGATTCCAGCTTTTCGGAGCGCTAG
- a CDS encoding ATP-binding cassette domain-containing protein: protein MSALAVSVRPGADSPLAGAIRANAPRVADAPAFAHLLSVLCEHSGQDAALKDLLGALPTDPGMPMGEALLATVANLGFEAHRVKVPGEATGPWLLTGPRDEAPRIVTQDYAGGLWEHDADGTVRVYSARHTPQSWACWAFRSERYRHATAAEQRQHTGFGWMQALAAHLTDVPLLLALISVLIVATALALPLLASTFYAQVFALADFTPVPFFTVACVAVILLKTQLFALRTRTLAWVANRLDYLVSTATFARLLALPPQVSERANARNQAARLRSFEGVRDFLSGPIAVMLLDLPIAVAVIIVLTLVSPPIAGALAMVVAAHGLLFWIIWGRVRVQTSVVADQATETQRMMIETFEKRSLIRECGLQDRWADLQIRKIAADQNAQARLRLLGASSESIAGVLLNAGLMFIFVASVHEIWAGRLAPAYLLGLLLASMVSLAPFHGLCLAVPRMEQVRKSIAQIDAFMQTPTEDDDTSERRLPEVLGNIAFLNATFRTADTRPVFVGLDLSIRAGEVIGISGGNGSGKTTLLKFAHGMIIPQMGALHVEGVDVRQLSAAELRRRVAYIPQDPSFLPGSLRTNLAFANPLASEAQLHKALALTGIGWAADILDARIPPASTQGAEFRFRFAIAQALLIDSRVWLIDEMPNALLNGGLGDDLKRILRAARGRRTVLFVSHRSDFLGLADRIVALRYGQVPRVSTPAQLFESVA from the coding sequence ATGAGCGCCCTGGCGGTCAGCGTCCGGCCCGGCGCGGACTCTCCGCTGGCGGGTGCGATCCGCGCCAACGCTCCGCGCGTGGCGGATGCGCCGGCGTTTGCGCATCTTCTGAGCGTCCTGTGCGAACATTCCGGCCAGGACGCGGCGCTCAAGGATCTGCTCGGGGCCCTGCCCACCGATCCCGGCATGCCGATGGGGGAAGCCCTTCTCGCGACGGTCGCCAACCTGGGATTCGAGGCGCATCGGGTGAAGGTCCCCGGCGAGGCGACCGGGCCGTGGCTTCTGACGGGCCCTCGCGACGAGGCGCCCCGGATCGTGACCCAGGACTATGCGGGTGGCCTGTGGGAGCATGATGCGGACGGCACGGTCCGGGTCTATTCGGCCCGCCACACACCGCAGTCGTGGGCCTGCTGGGCCTTCCGCTCCGAACGCTACCGACATGCCACGGCCGCGGAGCAGCGGCAGCATACCGGTTTTGGCTGGATGCAGGCGCTCGCGGCCCATCTGACCGACGTGCCGCTGCTTCTGGCCCTGATCAGCGTGCTGATCGTGGCCACGGCCCTGGCCTTGCCGCTGCTGGCCTCGACCTTCTACGCCCAGGTGTTCGCCCTCGCCGATTTCACGCCCGTGCCCTTCTTCACCGTCGCCTGCGTCGCGGTGATCCTGCTGAAGACCCAGCTGTTCGCCCTCCGCACGCGGACGCTGGCCTGGGTGGCCAACCGGCTCGACTATCTGGTCAGCACCGCCACCTTCGCCCGGCTTCTGGCCCTGCCGCCCCAGGTCTCCGAGCGGGCCAATGCGCGCAACCAGGCGGCGCGGCTGCGCTCCTTCGAGGGGGTGCGGGACTTTCTGTCCGGGCCGATCGCGGTGATGTTGCTGGACCTGCCGATTGCGGTGGCGGTCATCATCGTCCTGACCTTGGTCTCCCCCCCGATCGCCGGGGCCCTGGCCATGGTGGTGGCCGCCCATGGCCTGCTGTTCTGGATCATCTGGGGCAGGGTGCGCGTCCAGACCAGCGTTGTCGCCGATCAGGCGACCGAAACCCAACGCATGATGATCGAGACGTTCGAGAAGCGGTCGCTGATCCGGGAATGCGGACTGCAGGACCGCTGGGCGGACCTTCAGATCCGCAAGATCGCCGCCGACCAGAATGCCCAGGCGCGTCTCAGGCTCCTGGGGGCCTCCAGCGAGTCGATCGCCGGCGTGCTGCTCAATGCCGGCCTGATGTTCATCTTCGTGGCTTCGGTACACGAGATCTGGGCCGGCCGGTTGGCGCCGGCCTACCTGCTTGGGCTGCTGCTGGCCAGCATGGTGTCTCTGGCCCCGTTCCACGGCCTGTGTCTGGCGGTGCCGCGGATGGAACAGGTCAGGAAGAGTATCGCCCAGATCGATGCCTTCATGCAGACCCCGACGGAGGACGACGACACCAGCGAGCGGCGGCTGCCCGAGGTTCTCGGCAATATCGCCTTCCTGAACGCCACATTCCGGACCGCCGACACGCGCCCCGTCTTCGTCGGGCTGGATCTGTCGATCCGCGCCGGCGAGGTCATCGGCATCTCCGGCGGCAACGGCTCGGGCAAGACGACCCTGCTGAAGTTTGCCCACGGGATGATCATCCCGCAGATGGGGGCTTTGCATGTTGAGGGCGTCGACGTGCGCCAACTCTCCGCCGCAGAACTCCGCCGCCGGGTGGCCTACATCCCGCAGGATCCCAGCTTCCTGCCGGGCTCGCTGCGCACCAATCTGGCCTTCGCCAATCCGCTGGCCAGCGAGGCGCAACTGCACAAGGCGCTCGCGCTGACCGGCATCGGCTGGGCCGCCGACATCCTCGATGCGCGGATCCCGCCGGCCAGCACCCAGGGCGCGGAGTTTCGCTTCCGGTTCGCCATCGCCCAAGCGCTGCTCATCGACAGCCGAGTGTGGCTGATCGACGAGATGCCCAACGCCCTGCTGAACGGCGGACTGGGCGACGATCTCAAGCGCATTCTCCGGGCGGCCAGGGGGCGGCGAACCGTCCTGTTCGTCTCGCACCGGTCCGATTTCCTCGGCCTCGCCGACCGGATCGTCGCGCTTCGCTACGGGCAGGTTCCGCGCGTCAGCACGCCTGCTCAACTGTTCGAGAGTGTCGCATGA
- a CDS encoding ATP-binding cassette domain-containing protein, translated as MNQAIQKQDGLAAHAAVTLLCATVAINILGLALPVAAQQIFGRVIREPQTGTLNVLIVLVLVCAVLEGGLRFGRGYIMSTVDRQFMTRRLHWLCDRVVRRQEFVVASPAAASLELATSLSKTKDRINGQLIVARAELLFAPVIVLLIYYISWICGLTVTLIVIGSAALTYRHARRLPDCSEANFRTTERRYEFLFSVFSAVRSVKGLGVEHRMARDYERLQAEVARANTATADLVGRIMNQAQLANQVLTASLLVVCATLVTEGMTLGAASAIILLAGRLVEPTQRAVFIFVQARDLRKAEETIAAFSAGVVDAVIAPVGVAGARGDLVLDAVELDTSDDATGAFGARPISFSTDAGRTIAIAPGSEILTTALLRAIAGIVPARSGLVTIDGRDIAHIAQSDRNRLVSYLSPDARLFDGTIRDNITRFGEVSLTEAMAVARLLDMEARFNELPRGVETVVGGPGEEAVPPGLQQQIALLRALVLRPRVILFDNADRGLDRDAYARMVQFFARIRHSATIVLATDDANLAALADATYGLDGRGLTLRDDFTARSRAYSTLKL; from the coding sequence GTGAACCAGGCCATACAGAAACAGGATGGACTCGCGGCCCATGCGGCCGTGACCCTCCTTTGCGCCACCGTGGCGATCAACATCCTGGGCCTGGCCCTCCCCGTGGCGGCTCAGCAGATCTTCGGGCGGGTCATCCGCGAGCCCCAGACGGGTACGCTCAACGTCCTGATCGTCCTGGTGCTGGTGTGCGCGGTGCTCGAGGGCGGGCTCCGGTTCGGGCGCGGCTACATCATGAGCACGGTCGACCGGCAGTTCATGACCCGACGCCTCCACTGGCTGTGCGACCGGGTCGTCCGCAGACAAGAGTTCGTCGTGGCATCGCCCGCCGCAGCCAGTCTGGAACTGGCGACGAGCCTCAGCAAGACGAAGGACCGCATCAACGGCCAGCTTATCGTCGCGCGCGCCGAGCTGCTCTTCGCGCCCGTGATCGTCTTGCTGATTTATTACATCTCCTGGATTTGCGGTCTTACAGTAACGTTAATCGTGATCGGTAGTGCCGCGTTGACCTATCGGCACGCGCGCCGCCTGCCTGACTGTTCCGAAGCTAACTTTCGCACGACGGAGCGGCGGTACGAATTCCTGTTTTCGGTCTTCAGCGCCGTTCGCTCGGTCAAGGGGCTGGGCGTCGAGCACCGCATGGCACGGGACTACGAGCGGCTTCAGGCGGAGGTGGCGCGCGCCAATACGGCCACGGCGGACCTCGTCGGCCGGATCATGAACCAGGCCCAGCTCGCCAATCAGGTGCTCACCGCCTCTCTGTTGGTGGTCTGCGCCACGCTGGTGACCGAGGGCATGACGCTCGGCGCGGCCTCGGCGATCATCCTGCTGGCGGGCCGGCTTGTGGAACCGACGCAGAGGGCGGTCTTCATCTTCGTCCAGGCCCGGGATCTGCGCAAGGCGGAGGAGACCATCGCGGCGTTCTCGGCCGGGGTGGTCGACGCCGTGATCGCGCCGGTCGGCGTTGCGGGCGCGCGCGGGGATCTTGTCCTTGATGCGGTGGAGCTGGACACGAGCGACGATGCGACCGGGGCTTTCGGGGCGAGGCCGATCAGCTTCTCAACGGATGCGGGACGGACGATCGCGATCGCTCCAGGCAGTGAAATCCTCACGACGGCCCTCCTGCGCGCGATCGCCGGGATCGTCCCCGCGAGAAGCGGCCTCGTCACGATCGACGGTCGCGACATCGCCCATATCGCCCAGTCTGACCGCAACCGGCTCGTCTCCTATCTGTCTCCCGATGCCCGACTGTTCGATGGGACGATCCGGGACAACATCACCCGGTTCGGCGAGGTGTCCCTGACGGAGGCCATGGCGGTCGCCCGACTGCTCGATATGGAAGCCCGCTTCAACGAGCTTCCGCGCGGCGTCGAGACGGTGGTCGGCGGCCCGGGCGAAGAGGCCGTGCCGCCGGGGCTGCAGCAGCAGATCGCCCTGCTGCGCGCGCTCGTCCTGCGGCCGCGGGTGATCCTGTTCGACAATGCCGATCGGGGCCTGGACCGCGACGCCTATGCCCGGATGGTGCAGTTCTTCGCCCGGATCCGTCACAGCGCCACGATCGTCCTGGCCACCGACGACGCCAATCTGGCGGCGCTGGCGGACGCCACCTACGGCCTTGACGGGCGCGGCCTGACGCTGCGCGACGATTTCACCGCACGGAGCCGTGCCTATTCGACCCTGAAGCTATGA